CGCGCGAATATCTTCATGCAGCGCGGTGCGGTGAGCGGCGCGTTTCGAACCATCCCGTTCAAGATCCTCACGTTTGAAGAACTCGGCCTGCCAGCGGTGGTTGCCGAGCTGTCGATGAAGCCTCGCGGGCTCGTGCTCGTGACGGGGCCGACGGGTTCCGGAAAGAGCACCACGCTCGCGAGCATCATCGACAAGATCAACACCGAGACTCGCCAGCACATCATGACCGTGGAGGACCCCATCGAGTACCTCCACCCCCACAAGCGCAGCATCGTGAACCAACGCGAGGTCGGCAGTGATACCTCGACGTTCAAAGACGCGCTCAAGTACGTCCTACGTCAAGATCCCGACGTGGTGCTGATCGGCGAGATGCGTGACCTCGAGACGATCGAGGCAGCGCTAACCATCGCGGAAACCGGCCACTTGGTCTTCGCAACGCTGCACACGAACAGCGCCGCACAATCAATCAACCGCATGATCGATGTGTTTCCCCCGCACCAACAGGGTCAGGTGAGAGCCCAGCTCAGCTTCGTGCTCGAGGGTGTGTGCAGTCAGCTCTTGTTGCCGCGCCATGGCGCCCCCGGTCGCGTCCTCGCGCTCGAAGTGCTCGTGCCCAACGCGGCCGTCCGCAACCTGATCCGTGAGGATAAGGTGCACCAGATCTACTCCCAGATGCAGGTCGGGCAGGCCAAGTACGGCATGCAGACGCTCAACCAGTCGCTCTACTCCTTGTACGCCCGTCGGCTCATCAGCTTGGAAGAGGCCATGGGCCGCTCGAACGAGCCGGACGAGCTTCAGATGATGCTCGAGGGCAAGGGAGGCGACGATATCTCAACGCGCGTGCGCGACGTACCGCGCCGAGGCTGAGTCCCCCGCGCGAGTTTGAAACGGCCGAGTGACGTGGACCGCGAAGCTGGGCGACAGGTCTGTTGCCGAGCCCCCCCAGCTGGCGGTCGCTTTTGTTCGCAACGGCCAAGCCGTATTGCTATGCCTCGGCTTGCGACAGGGGGTCGCCGCCACGCTCGGCAGACGCAC
This Polyangiaceae bacterium DNA region includes the following protein-coding sequences:
- a CDS encoding type IV pilus twitching motility protein PilT, whose protein sequence is MTQQDGLKVNLHQLLRAMIEKGASDMHITTGSPPLLRIDGAIVPLKLPPLGPVETKQLCYSVLTEEQKISFERTKELDLSFGVKQLSRFRANIFMQRGAVSGAFRTIPFKILTFEELGLPAVVAELSMKPRGLVLVTGPTGSGKSTTLASIIDKINTETRQHIMTVEDPIEYLHPHKRSIVNQREVGSDTSTFKDALKYVLRQDPDVVLIGEMRDLETIEAALTIAETGHLVFATLHTNSAAQSINRMIDVFPPHQQGQVRAQLSFVLEGVCSQLLLPRHGAPGRVLALEVLVPNAAVRNLIREDKVHQIYSQMQVGQAKYGMQTLNQSLYSLYARRLISLEEAMGRSNEPDELQMMLEGKGGDDISTRVRDVPRRG